GACGCCGCCGCGGCGGGCCCCGCCGCCCGCGTTCTCCCGGCGCTCCGCCCGGGCGCTCCCCACCCGGTCCGGCGCGGGGCCGGGCTCGGACTCGGACTCGGACTCGGGATCCGGATCGAACGCGGGCTCCGGATCGGACTCCGCCGCCAGCGCGGAGCGCCGTCGGCGCCGCCCTGCCGGCAGCTCGGAGGCGGGCGTCAGGAGCAGCCCCGGACCGTCGCCGGTGCCGGACTCGCCCGGCACCCCCCTGCCGAACAGCCCCTCCCCCGGGTCCGGCGCCGTACGGCCGGACCCGGGACGGGGCTGGTGTTCCTCGTCGTCGCGCATCAACGGCTCAGGCCTTGGCCGCCGCCGCCGCCGTCTTCTTCGCCGCAGCCGTCTTGGCGGCGGTCGCGGTGATCGGCTTCGCGCCGCCCTCGGCCACGTCACCCGCGGCGGCCGGAGTGGCCGGGGTGCCCGCCTCGGCCGCCGGGGTCTCCGACTTCGGGCCGATGCCCAGCTTCTCCTTGATCTTCCGCTCGATCTCCTCGGCGAGCTGGGGGTTGTCCCGCAGGAAGTTGCGGGCGTTCTCCTTGCCCTGGCCGAGCTGGTCGCCCTCGTACGTGTACCAGGCGCCGGCCTTGCGGATGAAGCCGTTCTCGACACCCATGTCGATCAGGCCGCCCTCCCAGCTGATGCCGTGGCCGTAGAGGATGTCGAACTCGGCCTGCTTGAACGGCGCGGCGACCTTGTTCTTGACCACCTTGACGCGGGTGCGGTTGCCGACCGCCTCGGTGCCGTCCTTCAGCGTCTCGATCCGGCGGATGTCCAGACGCACGGAGGCGTAGAACTTCAGCGCGCGGCCACCGGTGGTGGTCTCGGGCGAGCCGAACATGACGCCGATCTTCTCGCGGAGCTGGTTGATGAAGATCGCCGTGGTGTTCGACTGGTTCAGCGCACCGGCGATCTTCCGCAGCGCCTGGCTCATCAGGCGGGCCTGCAGACCGACGTGCGAGTCGCCCATCTCACCCTCGATCTCGGCGCGCGGCACGAGGGCCGCGACCGAGTCGATGATGATCAGGTCGACCGCGCCGGAGCGGATCAGCATGTCCGTGATCTCCAGCGCCTGCTCACCGGTGTCCGGCTGGCTGACCAGCAGGGAGTCGGTGTCGACCCCGAGCTTGCGGGCGTACTCCGGGTCGAGGGCGTGCTCCGCGTCGACGAAGGCGACCGTACCGCCGAGCTTCTGGGCGCTGGCCGCGGCGTGCAGGGTCAGCGTCGTCTTGCCGGAGGACTCCGGACCGTAGATCTCGATCACCCGGCCGCGCGGGAGGCCGCCGACGCCGAGCGCGACGTCCAGCGCCGTGGATCCGGTCGGGATGACGTCGATCGGGGCCCG
The sequence above is drawn from the Kitasatospora sp. NBC_00315 genome and encodes:
- the recA gene encoding recombinase RecA yields the protein MAGTDREKALENALAQIERQFGKGSVMRLGDQSRAPIDVIPTGSTALDVALGVGGLPRGRVIEIYGPESSGKTTLTLHAAASAQKLGGTVAFVDAEHALDPEYARKLGVDTDSLLVSQPDTGEQALEITDMLIRSGAVDLIIIDSVAALVPRAEIEGEMGDSHVGLQARLMSQALRKIAGALNQSNTTAIFINQLREKIGVMFGSPETTTGGRALKFYASVRLDIRRIETLKDGTEAVGNRTRVKVVKNKVAAPFKQAEFDILYGHGISWEGGLIDMGVENGFIRKAGAWYTYEGDQLGQGKENARNFLRDNPQLAEEIERKIKEKLGIGPKSETPAAEAGTPATPAAAGDVAEGGAKPITATAAKTAAAKKTAAAAAKA